The Niastella koreensis GR20-10 genome includes a window with the following:
- a CDS encoding TonB-dependent receptor, whose translation MKIMLRFALFLFLVTGLQTASLAQSGALQGKVTTADGKPAEGITVGITNKKWATATNQQGEYKLTGIKPGSYTIRVTAVGLKAVDKTVTLNEGEILVTDFVLTENHATLQEVVIAAGKRSWSDGSETVAKMPLSRLENPQAYTSLSNNLIKEQITTDFGNILKNTPGLYKIQGNRGINSDGASYYSLRGFRTEVSLVDGVPAQTNGEMDPINVERIEVLKGPSATLYGGALTSFGGLINIVTKKPIDSFGGEISYSAGSYNLNRVTADIYGPANKEGNVLFRLNAAYQNQGSWQDAGFRKSLLLAPAIELRASNIFKINLTGEFYSAEMTSPSVIFLNRTRQFVAHTPDELGFTWNRSYTTNDLTIKTPTSNLRAIGTYKLSNNWTSQTIISCNTRKSDGYYQYEFIRKSADDTLERNITSQNTINTTIGVQQNFTGNFNTGTVRHRLLVGLDYVRLRVNNDNSPYIVFDYVNGTYNDDRNLTKISRYAADQKIAASTDAPTRNHTTSGIYSAYASDVVNVTGNLMALLSVRVDRFESKGTRNHSVDTVLANTRYTQTAVSPKFGLVYQVVKDKVSLFANYMNGFSNLAPVTQPVPEVSGVLKPQQANQVEGGVKVDLFNDKLRATASYYDIKVDNMPLTDVYVKDGRNYNITVQEGTQRSKGFELEVQANPIDGLNILAGYSYNNSKLTKAAAALNGRRPAAAGPANLANAWISYTLPTGKLKGLGAGVGGNYVDKHLTANSAATGVFTLPSYTLINGTVFYDATHYRLGVKIDNATDVRYFVGQGVLSPQMPCTLTANVTIKF comes from the coding sequence ATGAAGATAATGTTACGTTTCGCCCTGTTCCTGTTTCTTGTTACCGGTTTACAAACTGCATCGCTGGCGCAGTCAGGCGCCCTGCAGGGAAAAGTAACCACTGCCGATGGTAAACCAGCCGAAGGCATTACGGTAGGCATTACCAATAAAAAATGGGCAACCGCTACCAACCAACAGGGTGAATACAAACTGACGGGCATTAAACCGGGCAGCTATACCATCCGGGTAACCGCTGTGGGATTGAAAGCCGTTGACAAAACTGTTACACTTAACGAGGGCGAAATATTAGTAACTGATTTCGTGCTGACCGAAAATCATGCTACCCTGCAGGAAGTGGTGATCGCTGCCGGCAAACGTTCATGGAGCGATGGCAGTGAAACCGTTGCAAAAATGCCGTTGAGCCGGTTGGAAAATCCGCAGGCATACACGTCGCTTTCCAACAACCTGATAAAAGAACAGATCACTACCGATTTCGGGAACATTTTAAAGAACACGCCTGGTTTATATAAGATCCAGGGCAACCGCGGTATCAACAGCGATGGCGCTTCTTATTATTCCCTGCGTGGTTTTCGTACCGAGGTTTCCCTGGTAGATGGCGTACCTGCTCAAACCAATGGTGAAATGGACCCTATAAACGTAGAAAGAATTGAAGTACTGAAAGGTCCTTCGGCTACTTTGTATGGCGGAGCTTTAACATCTTTTGGCGGTCTTATTAATATCGTAACAAAAAAGCCAATCGATTCTTTTGGCGGTGAGATCTCGTACAGCGCAGGCAGCTACAACCTGAACCGGGTTACAGCCGATATTTATGGCCCTGCCAATAAAGAAGGAAATGTATTATTCCGGTTGAACGCCGCTTACCAGAACCAGGGAAGCTGGCAGGATGCCGGGTTCAGAAAATCACTGCTGCTGGCGCCTGCTATTGAATTACGCGCCAGCAATATATTTAAAATAAACCTTACCGGTGAATTTTACAGCGCGGAGATGACCAGTCCATCAGTTATCTTCCTGAACCGCACCCGGCAGTTTGTTGCGCATACACCTGATGAATTGGGTTTTACCTGGAACCGCTCCTATACAACCAACGACCTTACCATAAAAACGCCTACGTCTAATCTAAGGGCCATCGGTACGTATAAACTGAGCAATAACTGGACTTCACAAACCATTATCTCCTGCAATACGCGCAAGTCAGACGGTTATTACCAGTATGAATTCATCCGTAAATCAGCCGATGATACACTGGAGCGGAACATTACCAGCCAGAACACCATCAATACCACGATAGGCGTTCAGCAGAACTTTACCGGCAATTTCAACACCGGCACTGTCAGACACCGCCTGCTGGTTGGATTGGATTATGTGCGATTAAGAGTGAATAACGACAACTCTCCCTACATTGTATTTGACTATGTGAATGGCACCTACAATGATGACAGAAATCTCACTAAGATCTCCCGCTATGCAGCAGATCAGAAAATTGCCGCCAGCACAGATGCACCTACCCGTAACCATACCACATCCGGTATTTACAGCGCTTATGCATCGGACGTAGTGAACGTAACGGGTAATTTAATGGCCCTGTTGAGTGTTCGCGTGGATCGTTTTGAAAGCAAGGGCACCCGTAACCACTCGGTGGATACGGTACTGGCCAACACCCGTTATACGCAAACAGCCGTTTCGCCCAAATTCGGGCTGGTATACCAGGTAGTAAAGGATAAAGTGTCGCTGTTCGCCAACTATATGAACGGGTTCAGCAACCTGGCTCCTGTTACCCAACCTGTTCCTGAAGTATCTGGTGTGCTGAAACCACAACAGGCCAACCAGGTGGAAGGAGGCGTTAAGGTAGATCTGTTTAACGACAAACTGCGCGCTACCGCCAGCTATTATGACATCAAGGTAGACAATATGCCCCTCACCGATGTATATGTAAAAGATGGACGCAATTATAATATCACCGTTCAGGAAGGCACGCAACGAAGCAAAGGGTTTGAACTGGAAGTACAGGCAAACCCCATCGATGGCCTGAACATCCTGGCGGGTTACAGCTACAACAACAGCAAATTAACAAAGGCCGCGGCGGCGCTGAATGGCAGACGTCCTGCGGCAGCAGGGCCGGCCAACCTGGCCAATGCCTGGATCAGTTATACTTTACCAACCGGTAAATTAAAAGGATTAGGCGCCGGTGTGGGCGGCAACTATGTTGACAAACACCTTACCGCCAACTCTGCCGCCACCGGTGTGTTCACCCTGCCTTCTTATACTTTAATAAATGGTACGGTGTTCTATGATGCCACTCATTATCGCCTTGGCGTTAAAATAGACAACGCAACCGATGTTCGATATTTTGTTGGTCAGGGCGTGTTGAGCCCGCAAATGCCCTGCACGCTTACAGCCAA